The following DNA comes from Anopheles coustani chromosome 2, idAnoCousDA_361_x.2, whole genome shotgun sequence.
ACTGCCTCAGCACATGCAGACGGGAACGGGCGGAACTTCCGTGCTGCCGTCCATCCACGGACCAATCCGTCGGTACACCCAGTTGCCTTTTCCAGCCGTCCGCTCCACGCTCTGCCACAACTACTTCATCCAGCACCACAGCAGACACTTTGCACTTGCACGCCCAAAACGCTGGCCTTCGAGTTCGCTCTTCGTTCGGTTGCCTTCCTCTTGGCTCTTTTCGGGATgtatgtgcatgtgtgtgtgtgtgtgtgtgtgtatgcaatAGTGTGTAGCTGTGTGCGAGCGCCTGAATGCTGTATGgttgtgtgtacgtgtgatGCGACtggtttttccgtttcgtGTTCCCTTCCGGTCGATTAAATCACCTTCTAGCGATTTGTCTGCTCCTGGCGCGTTAAATTTTGGGGCGAAACTAAAACCTGCGGAGCTCCGCCGGTCCGGCCCTACCGCCACTGTGTGCGAAACTCGGTGGTCACTCtaccaaaaaccaaccaacgaaCGCCTTGCGGGCCCACGGACTCACTCGACGGGCAGCCTCTTTCTTCGGGACACAGCACCGATTTCGGTTTGCAGCTCATCCGATCACGAGTTTTttgacacacgcacacgcggcGCTAAGGTAGGACAGACTGTCCTGTACCCCCCACACACAGTCACTCGCGACGATGGCgacaaacgacgacgacgacgacgacgacgacgaccacggcAGGCGAATAATCGGGGAACAGTTTCACCGAACGGAAAGGCCTTTTTCGAACGTGCCACCGTTCTTCCGCTTCGCGCACGAAATGTTCGAACAGTGAACCTCCACCGTGAAGCTTTTCCGTGTCGAaacccacacgcacacacttacCCGAGTGGGTGATTTTTCATGACCGATTTTCAACTTTTCGCCGAATGGAGGTTTTTCGCCCTTGTGTTAAAGTGACGTTTggtttcgaaaacaaaatacgatatgggggttttccaattttccaaaaacgaTTAGAGATTTACATCCTTGATTGTTTGTAATCGAATAGAGTAAAAGATGCAGTGGAACTGAATTACCGTTTGCTATTATTAGTTCTGCTTTTGAGACAAATATGACAAATATGCTTTTGAGACATGTTTCAAAATATAACTCAATTGCGAATGCAACAATcacgttgaaataaattttgaattgTCGAAAAAATCACAGCCTCCAGGCAAAGGCAAGTATCCGACAGAGATTATTCAAAAATCGACATTAAACTGGTGTTAAATGTATTTCCACCATTTCAGTATTTTccattaattttttaaatggaaaaaatgtaaGCACGATGAACAATGAATACTCACCGTGAACTAATTTCTTCTGAACTGAATAGTTTAACAACTCAATTATAAACACCAATAATCCATAGTATCAGAGAATAAGAAACATAACAAGAAACTTGTCAAGCTAATGCCAAAAACCttagaacattttttgatattttacacaaaaacaacaaaataacagTCATGTGATGATTTTTGATTAAgttatcaaacatgaaaattagttaacaaatatttaattacAAGATATTAAACAATGCAAAAATCTTATTTAGGATCAGTGCACAAATCGATTCCATACTTACCACCGTATCAGTTTTCGgtcaaatgaaaccaaaaccaaCCGTCACACTTATAGGACCTGGTTTTTCCCCTTATATATTTTGctaaatatatatatgtatatatatacttTTAATTATTACAACAATTATGATGACcaataattttactttttccttgcTCTCGCTTCGCTACCACGCTCTGGCTGGTTGGATAAGAAACAGCTCCGTTTAGTGTTACATCCACCGGCCCTGACACGTTCATGTTTCCTTCACCAGAGTGTCCGCCATTGCTTCGTTTTTATGTTGATTCGTTTCGGCTTCGATCGTTTCCGGTAGAGTTTTTGTTCTTTGGGTGTGGATTGGAGGTTCCGGTCTATGGTCGCTGAGTCTGTTGGCTCATTGAAGTTGTGTTTTTAGATTTCTTACTCTTCGGATGCAGCATAACCTAAGCGCGGTGGTGCATTTTCGAAACGGCCATAATGAACGCATTGGCATCTAACGGGTTCATTTTGCTTGAGGTGTTGAAAGCGTTTAGaacgttttccaaatttctaCTTGCATCTAGTTGTTTGTGTTTACAGTGACCGCAACAGCACAGCGGTCGTGATCCTTTGctgataacaaaaacaacctgAAGGTGAACGCACTTCGAGTGCAAGATGGAGCAAACCCTTGATTGGGAGTCAGGCCTTAAAATATAATTCGCTTAAAAGCAACCTAAAACCATCCGCTTTGCCGTGGAGTTTTCGATGCAGCTATGCGCGTATGCAAATAGATATGTTGGGCTATCAGCGAGTGATTTAGCGTTTGAAAACCACCCCAGCAATCCACAGGGAACTGGCTCCAGGATGCTATGACTGCGTACATTGGAGTAGTGTCTCCGCAGAATTGGTTAACTTGCGTGGAGCTTACAATGCGGTGGAAAAATAGCTGTCTTCTTCGTATAGCTACACATCGGTCAAAATGGGTTCTCTAGCGTGTTTAAACATCGTAACACCCGCCGGGGAACAGGGTGACATCGTTTCTAGTTTTCGTTACGGTCTTGTACGGGAAGCTGGCAAGCCTCTTTTCCTGACGGTCTCGGGACATTCATACTTGTTCTTCTGCAACCGCAACTGTTAGTGTAGGCACATGTAGATGTTGAATCTAGATTTTGCTTGTAAGTGGAACTGGATTTTAAAACATGCACGCATACACATCCATACGTCGACAGTTGAAGTCAGTAACATTGAAGTATCTTTGCTttaacacgtttttctttccgtctCTAATTTCTTGCAACTGGCCCAGCAGAACCGAACTCAACCACGCTCGTTCGCTTGCTTTCGTTTGCTGACATAAATTCTCCCTAAACGCACGTATTTGTGCTACGAACCGCTTGAAAAGGAGTAAActtttatgacaaaaagaattacgaaacggaCGCGTATATCGGTAATGGCTAGCCTCGCTGTCGATGTGAGTGTTACTTTACATAAACCGATCGCCCTCCATTTCACATCATGGCTTATCGGCTACAAACCGTGGTCAGCGTACAGCTTGTTCCAAACATACTGCATTGGTGATGTTTCTGCTCGGGAACAATGATTATCGCAAGGATGGATACAATGCAAGCCGTCGTTTTATATCGTATAGTGGCAAACAACCttccaaataaaacaaattcgaTTCGTATGCCTGTATGGCAGTTGTACTTAAAATGGCTCTACCTTTTCCTCTCCCGCTCGCTTACATTCTGAAACGAAATGTTGAAATCACTCCTATCAGTAAATAAACCGAGGCAAAATATGTCCGAATAAAACGAAATCCGCTGTACCAACAGCGCTGATACGGGTGTAATACtgattccattccattcgatGGATTCCGATTGATTAGGAGATTAAAAAGGAACGAATGAGCAAACGCTGTcttctgttttgtttagtGTTCCGTAATGATTGGTTCTCGTCGCCCGACTGCACATCCGGCCGAATTTCGCCCGCTATCGTTCCGCCGGTacatgacacacacacacgtcggTCACTAATCAGTGTTTACCGGTACCActtattgtgttttttcccttAAACTTATTGTCGCTACTCGCTACAAACAACGCGCATCTACACAATGCAAAACTCTCGCCTACCGGTGCATGCCTGTCAATGTCGGTACTCGGTTGGCCCGGTTGGCAAACCACCAGCCTGATAGCCagcaccgaaccgaaccgatcgACGAGCCGGAGTCGGCGTGAAACCAACGACGAGTGACATCGGCAGCTGCCCTAGCAGTGCTCTGTAATTGATTCGTTTTGGATGTGGCCTATATCATCAATTGTGCTCACAagagttaacaaaaaaaaaaccggatccAATAGGCCAGTCGAGCCTGCCAATCCCGCCGGATACGGGAAATGTGTGAATCTGTGTGCGACCTTCGGTCCGCTCGTTGCGATCCTAAGCGTGTGTcagtgtttgttttacagtAGTAGACCGAGTTCCGTCGCTAAACGATCGAACCAAGTATTCGAACACTCGCAACGATGGTTTGCATTCCGCGATCCTTACATCCGGCCCTCGTTCTCCGTTGCCAATTAAATCAATAACGCATATGGCTACACATAATGACGATCAATGTATTAATTCTTTGCGATTTGCTTCGATATGAATATTTCTGCACTTACTGAAGTTATACTTTCGTTAAATTACGGAATAGTTACTAATAATCGATCAATTTgtgtgttgtattttttttaaatattttgttgttttagcttggttgttttctttttcgtttctctttttttgttaaatattaTTACATAATGCTGGTTTTGTTCTCGTACGCTTCGTTtctgctttgttctgtttgtaggATTTGCTAGCTTTTAAATGTATGATTCCAAgtttatgtttgtgtcatTCTTTTACTGCTGATTCTCTTTATCTCTACccacttttttaaacatttttttttactcgttCGTGCTCATCCTATGCGGCCACCGTACCGGCGTCTACAACCAACtacaaattttacatttacCCCTGCATACGTTTATCGAATTCACTGTCAGCTGTCTTTCTACCCAATTTGCGATCAACTTCAATAGAGTTTATAGTTAGAGaaacgaataaataaatgtgttccgttttgcttttggttGCGTTTGGAATTGTTCCTCTTCTTGCTCCAACCGCACTGCTCTGTTTGGGTCCTGCCGGGGTCCCTGTAGTGGACAGCTTTCTTCGCGAGACAGTAACGAGTGCTTAGGTTCGTCTTTgctgtgtgtaagtgtgtttgTCTGTATGTGGGTGTGTCGTTTTGTGTCCGTGTACATTTTTGTAGCCGTGAtgtgatttttcgtttttcgcttCGCTGGTTGTGGTCGTTCGAAAACTCGTCCCCTGGCCTGTTGGGTCGGCGCAAGTGCTTCGTTGCAACTTTTAGCAGTTACAGTTTGCGTTCGGAGGACCTTGCCCGGGCTGGTCGGTCAACCGCTGGCCCTTGGGACCGCCAGCCACCAGCGTCGGGTCGGAGTCTAAGCTCTCCGACATTTTGTCGCAGATGATGTCCACCAGTCGCTCGAAAACGTCCTGTAAGTAAGGGAATACCGGGAATCAGGACGCGCGATTCCAATGTGGCGCGTTCCAATGTCGTACCGTCACGTgtatgttttccttcgccgaTGTTTCGAAGAACTCCACCCCGAGCTGGTCCGCCAGCTGCTTGCCACGCTCGAACGAAATCACACGCTCGTCCTCCATGTCGCTCTTGTTGCCAACCAGTATGACTTGTGCGTTGTCCCACGAGTAGGTTTTGATTTGTGTAACCCTGGTAACGTCAAAAAAGGGAACCGTTAGAACCCCATGTGACGAACTGCTTCCAGTTGCCCTACGACCTACCAATCCTGCACGGAGTTGAAGCTTTCCTCATTGGTAATGTCGTACATCAGGATGAAACCCATGGCCCCACGGTAATACGCCGTCGTGATGGTACGGTATCGTTCCTGTCCGGCGGTATCCTGCAAAGGTCGTATCGCACATCGGGAAGGGTTCAAAGTAGCGCTCAAGCAAAGACTTCCAAACCGTGGTCAGGCATACTCACCCAAATCTGTAGCTTGACGCGCTTGTCGTGGCGGAACACGGTTTTCACTTTGAAGTCGATGCCTACCGTGGACACGAAGGCGGACGTAAACGAATCATCTGCGTAGCGGAACAGGAAGCTGGTCTTCCCGACGCTCGAGTTGCCGATGATGAGCAGCTTGAACATGTAGTCGAAGTTCTGATCGGATGCATCTTTCTGCCATTTAGGATCACCACCGCCGGCCATCTGGAAGTAACGAGAACACGGTTGAAGGCCGTTGAATATAAGGGTGCAATACAGAAGTATATAGAAAAGCTATGTATGGTTGCCGCAAGCAGTACGATAAGTTCGCTTTGACCTTGCTGTGCCTGCAGGCTATTGCTCAATCGCCACGAATTGCTCGTCGAATCGGGCTCAGGCCTAACATGGCGAAAGGTTGCTGCGGAACTGGTTCACCTATTCACATCTTTAACGGCTAGAACCGTGTAGCTTAAAACTAAACCTGTTGCAAATGTTCGATAGCAACTAAGGTCATTGCAGCGGCTTATCAAAAGTGCGGCACGTGCGGTACACACCGAATGCGTGGACAGCGTTCAGAGTTGAGCAACTTTTTCATCGGTTTAGTTGGGAACTCGTTTCTTATCAGCAAACTGCACAAGAATGCATAACATCAACAActttgcaatgttttttttttatcacaatCATTAGCCACTGCTAGTAATTAAAGCCACAAGTTACGCTTGACTATTGAATATTTGAAGGTAGGCGGAACTTTCCGTTGCAGTGCGACGCCTTCCAGAGAATCATTACTTAGTGGAGACTCACACAACATCTAGCAACATctgtttaaatatatttaattttcaataataattAACTTCATAGATTTTGTATAATCATCCAAATCCAATTTAATATACTGAGGTTAAGAAAAAACTGTTATAAAATGTTGTCATTGATCCCTCTTTAACTTATGAACTATGAAAATAGCTTGCTTGTTTATTGGTGTGTCTTTCAAATACCAGTTTACACACGTGCGCTTATTATTCAGCACCGTACGGTTCTATCAGTAATGCTATCTTACGTTCGAACTTATGAGGCCAATGAGATTTATCATTTGCTATATTCATTCAATCGTTGATCACTTTGCGATATATTCATTCGATAAGTTCTCGGAGAATTGCCACAAACCGTTTCATTCGCAGTATTGTACGCCATTTAAGATGATGCACTTTGAGACTAACACTTATTTTGAGTTAGTTTGGGTCACGTGTGAGCTACCGGTAATGGGTTTCTGAGTCATTGCCCCTATGACATAGCTTTTCTGTCAAAAATGTCAAGTAACGCTTCCTCATTAATGCAACGTTGCAGTCACAATGATCGTTGTAAACTATTTTTTTGCATACACGATGACCAACTTGTAGGGAGATATAAACTGTAGGTTGCAGTCATTTTCGTCAGTGCATGCTTTTGCCAGATACATCTGCCGTACGACTGCGACGTAATCGTGGAGAAATTTATCCTGCAGTTCCGGTGGCATGCGTTCGCTGAAGGGGTTCACCGCCAACACGGCTCCTGAAACGAAGCATCAGGTACATCCCACGATCGTGTTTGTGTTTATCGCCGAATACAGGGATTTAGGCTCACGTTTTAAGTTATCTAGTCCCTCGTAGACGTAGAGTTTGTCACGCACTTGTATCTGGTACTGCTGGAAGCCGACCGTGCAGAGCAGATCTTCGATTTCGCTCGCCGGGTTCTCGGAGTACTGGTACGGCGAGATGTACTTCTCCACGTCGTACATGTACTTGGACCACTTTGGCGAGCGGGACAGCTGGTTGTAGATGTCGAAGATGGGATTGTTGGCCAGAAACACCAGCAGACACTCGCCACCTGGCTTCAGCAGACGGTGAATGTTGGAGAATGCGGCGCTAGGAgaaggaaacggaaacggaactaCAGTTCAGCGCACCAAACATTCCCAGCCCCCAGCCCTCGATGTCGGCTGGAGTGTGGTACCTACTGCTGGCTTTGTACCCAGTGCAAGCAGTAAAACGACGTTACGTGACTGAACTGACCGCACCGGGCGAGCCAGTCCGCGTTCAGCACCGAGCCGATGTCGAGCGTCTCGAACGATACCGTCTTCAGATGTTTGTACGTCTCCCGGGCGTAGCGCACCATCTGGTCGGAGATGTCGGTGGCCAGCACGCGGTTGAGGACGGTCGCTTCACCGCCCAGCAGGGGTAGAACGAGGTCCACCAGCACGTCCCCACTGCCGCAGCCGATGTCCAGCAGCGAATCTTCACCGCCCCGGTCCGACCAGCTGACGAGCGGTGCGTACTCTTTCAAGATCTCCATCGCATCGCGCCGCTGCACGCCGTTGGCTTGCTGGTAGAGGTTCGCCTTGttcatttcactttcactttcactttccgGACCGGGACTGGACTGGAGACAACCCGAGGGATCCCGCAGAGATCTCGAAGTTCAGAGACCCGGGCTCGATCGAGGCGTCACAGCCGAGAATATCTAAGCCGGCAGAACGCTGTAGCCACGCGGACCGGGagacgagatagagacttctGAGCTTCGTCGGACTGCACGGGATGCGTTTTATAATCACCCCAAGTCCGCTCGGGCCCATCCTCCACGCGACGTGACTAACACGCATCtcgaaacacactcacaccggCTCTGGCTGCCCGATCGCCGATATCCACAGCCGTCTTCCAGGGTGATCGTTTCCgaaatagaaggaaaaaatcccaCTCACGAGCCACGCTTCAACTGTACGCCCAAAGATGAGCGATTAGAAGTGTATTGAGTTTCACACAAAAACCCGATCAACGGGACTGAGTGGCGACGGTCGTGGGGAGGCCCATGGTCCAGAGACACATCATGGGCCTGGGAGGCGGTTCCGACGGTCGCCAAGGTCCCCCGGCGACGTAAACAcgtgtgtttgctttgaatctTTTCCGATGCACAAATCACCGTGTTTGCTCGTAAACGCCTTCTgatattttggttttgtttttccttcactgcGTGTGTTTGCGTTCTGCGGTTCTCGACTGGGCGATCGCGTGCTCGAGCACCGTTTTTTGGGCAACCGCCTGGTCGAATGCGACAACCTTACGCGCCCCATTGCTGCTTTGCATTTTGTTGAATAGGCCAAGATTGCGCAACCATGTCGCACGTTGTTTACATACCCACACTTGGTCGTACGGAAAAACCGAACGACCGTTTGCATGAGAAAAGCGCGCTGACGTTGCGGGCGCTTCGTTTCCGGTAACATCGAAAGTGTTGTCGCGTAATCTGATCGGCGATAGCACTAACAGGAAGATATTGTTCGGTTCCTGAATGTTTGTGGATCAGCGTTTTTTGGCGTTGCTTCCGATCATATCGCGCACGACAGAATAAAGGGATCGAAGAAACAGACAAATTCGGACAAAAAGTGCGCACAATCCTGACTTAAACAGCTGGAACTGTCACTTTTCCACTATGCTGCATAATGCCTCCGATTGTTCTTGAGTTCCATTTCTTTACCTAACAACGACAATAAGTTGAATTTGCTTTTTTGGGAATAGAAAGAAACCCAAGCACCATCtcgttttgtagtttttttttgtgcttgcAACAAAATGCTTGGTTGCTTTACATGCTCTGTTTATGTTCAGGATCGAATAAAGGAATAAACTAACCAACATTTTTCTAACATTTTTATATTGATTGCAATCTTCTTAAGCATTTCAACTACAAAGAtccgttttgatttttaatagAGCTGAATAATTACTTCCACTTAGTTTCACATAGTTTTTGTTAGTACCactatgtttgaatttttttactGAAAGTTATTTACATACAGATTGTTAGGTTTCTTGTGATTTTCACATAATAAACacattatgttattttttcggAAAGTAGATACATGAAATATCTATTCTCtgcttttgaaaaatgtatcagtttatgatttatgaaatGTGGCAGTTCAAAAGactgaacaacaacaacaacaaatatcATACTTCCACGAATAATTCAATCCTAAATCATGTCTAAAacgttttttgcttcaataatCGTTAACCAATGCTTCTTCTGTACTTGTACGGTATTTTTCCGTCTTGTACGATTTTTGTCCTTTATTTTTCCGCATCCGGACGGAAATCGCGTCAGGGTCGAAAAATAAGTTCCAAAGGAAAtccgaaaataaaatcaaagctCGTCATCTCGGAGTTCGACGCCACAGGCAAAAGTAAGTTTGTGGCTCAATCTCCGGCGCTTGTTGGGCTCCCGAAACGGAAACAATTAATCCACCGTTGGTGGCAGCGACGTCCGAGACAGGAAGAATCCGTCCCATCCGCAGGGGACCTAGGGAAATGTCTCTGTGCCTTAACCATGAttgttattgatttttcccCTAGTCGCTCATACATTTATGCATCCGAGCGGGAGCTCATGCCATCGCTGGCAGGGTAAGGGTAGGAACAGTCGAAGGATATCAAGAGTAACCTCTGTATCGAATCGCAAAGATGGATGAGAGTAAATCCTCCAGCCGTTATCGTTTGTCAATGAGTCGTCCGTTTTGGTGGTTGACCTTCCCGGGGCTGTAGAGGAACTGCTTGCGTAATACACACGAACTGGTGGAAAAACATGACGGCCTGTTTTGACAGCGTGCTGGAGCTTCTCGAGCAGACTCCGCACAGAAGCAGCACTGTTTTCGGTCACACGAAGAACGGTTGACCCTTCGTGTGTGAAGGCGTACGGAAAAGCAGGAAACTCTCGTGGTAATGTAAGAAGCAAAGAACACCAAACGCTTACCTTTTCACTGCAACTATGTTTGCTGGCGGAAAATTCCCACGAAAAGTGCTGCTCGCAGAACAAAAGCGATCAGTAAACAGCAAGATGCAGCTGCTCTCTGGTTGCGCGTGGAAATCAcacgcgtgtatgtgtgtttgttgaagTGAAGAAAGTAACTGTGGCAgtagcgggtggaaaattcactCGATCCTGTTTCCCAGGATCACACAAGACCAcgacaaaaatcaaactcgACTCAATCGCACTCGGGTGGAAAGGATTTCCTTTCAAGGTTTACACTTACAACGGTCACACTTTCACTGGATCTAGAGCGGATCTCCGCGTGTCGATGGCGATGGGGAAATCACGGCGACAGTCGGTTCGGTATGCCTAAAATTAAAGGAAAATGGATAAACGTTGCGTCCACTGCAACTCGCCGCGCTCGCCTGGCCCTAGCCTTAGTAACTCAGAGCTGTCAAAATTTCCCACTTTTCCAAGCGCGCCCCAGTATCGtttgcaacacacacacagaagcgAACGGGCTTCAGCCTCGGGTGTCCTTCGCTCGTCCGCGCTGTCGCTCTGCTGACTTCGCTGGCACAGAGAGGCCTTTTTCCCATGCCACTGTCCACCCGCAACACCCGAGCGCGAGGAGCTTTTCTCTCGAGCCGTATCGAAGGACAAGCGAATTGGAGGGGGATGAGGAGGGATGTTGAGGTTTGGGGCACACTATGTGTCAAAATTCGCTGCGCTTTTTTCCCAGCAGCCAGCAGTGGCCAAATGCTCACTTTTCCCTTCCATGAAAATGGTTCATTCGCCGTGGGAAAAATTACGCGGGAGGACGGGGTAATGTAATGCGAGCTGCTGGAAAAGCGGACACACTTTTTCAGCCGTCCGTATGGTCGGAAAACCGAAACCTACTTTCGACCGCACGGAAAATGATGGACTTCCCAGTGCTGGTGCTTTTCTTGAGGCTCACCTTTCAACACTCGTTACACACGTTCTGTTTTCCTGTTCTTCGGAAGGGACGAGCTAAACACCCACTGGCGTCGACTGTGTAGGGCCGTTCGAACCGATAGAATATAGGCAAATGGCCTTCTTTTGCTCGACACTTGTTTCAAACACACTGCACACCGAGTATTACACCGAGACGTCGCCAGCCGAAGACTACGACGTGTTTTGCGCTGGGCTCGATTCGACTCAATTATTGATCTTATTTACAAACGTCGCCCGCATACTACCAGAATCCGCGGCCCGAGCCAGTGTGTGGGAGCGAGCCCACGGACATGCGCAGCCGGGCACCGATGTAACAGTGTTCGAAAATTTTCAACATCGCCCCCCTCGGTTTTCCCAGCTGCCATTCCGCTCCAGCGCGAACCGCGTGTCCGCGCAACAGCTTCGGGGgacatttttatgaatgaatttttgacGTTCATCTGACGCACGCCACCACTGATAAGGTGGAGTGTTCGGAGTTCGGTGTTTGTGCGATTATAAGTACGTTTTTTCGAAGCTGATAGCCTGGACACACGCCGCAAAATGAGCTTTTTAGTGCTTGGGCAGCTTTTTCGCTTTAGATAAAGTCCGATTATATAGTAATTGAAGGAAACAAACGTACAGTAAgcaataagaaaaacaatcgttAAGTTGTGCATTAATTAAGATTCTTTAAGGAAAACTACTCTCTCTTTTATTTAGTCGATTGTTGTTTTTCGATatattctattatttttagATAATTATAGGTTCATTACTATCTACTTTTTAACCATTGCACAAATAACGATAGAATGCATTTATCGTTTACACTTTTAAATTCTCGCTTTATACTTTTACCAACCTAGTAAATATAGGAATTCAAAACGAAACCATCCAGTTTGCATATCCTTTGACAGTTGTCAACCCGTTGATTCTATAAATTGCGTGATCGTAGCCCAAGAGAATGTCAGTAAAAGTTTAGTGAGAACTTTAATTTCTACATTAAGAGCgtcattttcataatttacatGGGCCAAAATGTGAACACTTTCTTTTTGCAAtaagttggtttgttttttatatgtttctgcaaaattttaattaactacCATGTCAACAGTATAACcttttgttttatgaaattCAGCGGAAAACTTTACTTAACCTCAGCTTGGTAAAAGGAATTCAATAGAGGTTGTAACTAGGGAGCAATATTCAGTCGGTCCTCTACCTATtcatcaatttatttattcttttcgcAAATACGATGTAGAAGATCGTGACACCCGAGATGTGTTGCACCAAATGACTGTAGTAGGGATGGGGTACTGGTCTGATTGATCGATTGCTGTGCTCTAACATACTGTATGTACTCAAAATAGAGGAAACATACTTTGATGAATACAGTGGCGTGATGATACCTACCGGTATAGGTTACCCAACTTGTGGCCACTGAAAGAACATCGAGTAGAAAACCAGTCAAATTGTCATCGATTTGTTATACAGCCAATAGCCTTTGCAACGAAATTGCCACCATAAATGAATGGTGTATTGAAAGTGATACTGTAAATATT
Coding sequences within:
- the LOC131266987 gene encoding juvenile hormone acid O-methyltransferase encodes the protein MNKANLYQQANGVQRRDAMEILKEYAPLVSWSDRGGEDSLLDIGCGSGDVLVDLVLPLLGGEATVLNRVLATDISDQMVRYARETYKHLKTVSFETLDIGSVLNADWLARCGQFSHVTSFYCLHWVQSQHAAFSNIHRLLKPGGECLLVFLANNPIFDIYNQLSRSPKWSKYMYDVEKYISPYQYSENPASEIEDLLCTVGFQQYQIQVRDKLYVYEGLDNLKRAVLAVNPFSERMPPELQDKFLHDYVAVVRQMYLAKACTDENDCNLQFISPYKLVIVYAKK
- the LOC131266992 gene encoding ras-related protein Rab-3; translated protein: MAGGGDPKWQKDASDQNFDYMFKLLIIGNSSVGKTSFLFRYADDSFTSAFVSTVGIDFKVKTVFRHDKRVKLQIWDTAGQERYRTITTAYYRGAMGFILMYDITNEESFNSVQDWVTQIKTYSWDNAQVILVGNKSDMEDERVISFERGKQLADQLGVEFFETSAKENIHVTDVFERLVDIICDKMSESLDSDPTLVAGGPKGQRLTDQPGQGPPNANCNC